The Candidatus Mycolicibacterium alkanivorans genome contains a region encoding:
- a CDS encoding cytochrome P450 — protein sequence MRLVVDLNKVPLLRNQASWDLVRDNPELVPRTVEEVQRLQGSVQFFPSRWATADIDIRTAAGRADCRCPGCGRAGTSAGS from the coding sequence ATGCGCTTGGTGGTCGATCTCAACAAAGTGCCACTGCTGCGCAACCAGGCTTCCTGGGATCTGGTGCGGGACAACCCCGAACTGGTTCCGCGCACCGTGGAGGAGGTGCAGCGGCTTCAGGGATCGGTGCAGTTCTTCCCGAGCCGGTGGGCCACCGCGGACATCGACATCCGCACTGCTGCTGGCCGGGCGGATTGCCGATGCCCTGGATGTGGCCGAGCGGGTACGTCGGCAGGCAGCTGA